From Aestuariirhabdus haliotis, one genomic window encodes:
- a CDS encoding DUF7793 family protein, giving the protein MAPKVWMEEDGIMRVDYGPDAHVTLESVQHIARLAYDICSDKHPALITAQRTVKVDNEALKYLQGEEYRRISAAVAVVTKTPLERFLLRMYATLQPPTFPVKGFSSEAEALAWLESYRSPKG; this is encoded by the coding sequence GTGGCACCAAAAGTCTGGATGGAAGAAGATGGAATTATGAGGGTGGACTATGGCCCTGATGCTCATGTTACGCTTGAATCTGTGCAGCATATTGCTCGGCTTGCATATGATATTTGTTCTGATAAACATCCGGCTTTAATTACTGCTCAACGAACTGTAAAGGTTGATAATGAAGCCTTGAAATATTTGCAAGGTGAGGAGTATCGTCGAATCTCAGCGGCGGTTGCGGTAGTTACTAAAACGCCATTGGAACGTTTTCTGTTGCGTATGTATGCCACGTTGCAACCACCGACGTTTCCTGTAAAAGGCTTTTCTTCAGAAGCTGAAGCGTTGGCCTGGCTTGAGAGTTACCGATCACCAAAGGGTTGA
- a CDS encoding sensor domain-containing protein, producing the protein MVHPFIQSLFSRWFSTDFKAFLKEQLFPLLLLASAIFTILLSEGLPPASQALIIACLGGCLIIYRSCSRGYRQQHLFANADENPRILIDGQGHVLQSNAAAKLFLPDTDQLTAIGNCFKEDETRAILELINAARNGQSRIETLPLTIAGSTHQFRITCQPLQEHNLRGNWLLSFCDITELQMLGLALEQTEQHYQQVVDLTTEALLLLDGGIITYANRSAARLLGVDNEEDLIHRELREFITNSQWAKLPKPFHQLLHKKSYQLNDCELELCTQNKTPLFVEAVANPFQFQEHISVLLSLRDIGYQKEQQQQLEHAAHYDDITSLPNRQFFLAQLSRVIARSHRAPTEHAVLFIDLDNFKEINDTLGHQTGDHVLQEIARRLSNHSRRENTLARLGGDEFSLLIENISSPYDASSAASNIVELLSTPIRLHGHTRWVTPSIGIALYPQNGTTTKELLKNADTAMYHAKRAGKNSYRFFSANMNRTLNRRLQLEQELDSALSQGSIQSYFQPRVQAKDNQIIGLEALSRWYNEEGELVTPGEHLPIAEQSQLIFRFEQEVLQLLQDQLRKWRLLGVSYGTLSINLSAALLQDSEELLVQLNRLRLEQTVDNQLEIELDAPILLNESPKLTDVLHKISQLGFKISLDRFGATPTSLPLLSALPIDTIKIDPNLVRDVDSSSESQRILKTISLTAQNLGIQLTATGVETEQQAHQLKKLGCTLMQGYFFHSPQNAETTTHLLLEKQREQTQPFGDR; encoded by the coding sequence GTGGTACACCCCTTTATTCAAAGCTTGTTTAGCCGCTGGTTTTCAACAGATTTCAAAGCGTTCCTCAAGGAACAGCTATTCCCGTTGTTACTGTTGGCCAGCGCCATCTTCACAATACTGCTCAGCGAAGGGCTCCCCCCCGCCTCTCAGGCACTGATTATCGCCTGCCTGGGCGGCTGCCTGATCATCTACCGAAGTTGCTCAAGAGGTTACCGCCAGCAGCACCTGTTTGCTAATGCCGATGAAAATCCAAGGATACTGATTGACGGGCAAGGCCATGTTTTACAGAGTAATGCTGCCGCCAAACTTTTCCTTCCTGATACTGATCAACTGACCGCGATCGGAAACTGCTTTAAAGAGGATGAAACCCGCGCAATTCTTGAGCTGATCAACGCTGCCCGGAACGGCCAATCCCGCATTGAAACATTGCCATTGACCATTGCCGGATCTACCCATCAATTTCGTATCACTTGTCAACCATTACAAGAACACAACCTCAGGGGAAATTGGCTGCTCAGCTTTTGCGATATCACAGAGCTTCAAATGCTGGGGCTGGCACTAGAACAAACCGAACAGCATTATCAGCAAGTTGTCGATCTAACGACAGAAGCCTTGCTCCTTCTCGACGGCGGGATTATCACTTACGCTAACCGATCTGCCGCCCGGTTACTGGGGGTTGATAATGAAGAGGATTTGATCCACCGAGAACTCAGGGAATTCATCACGAATTCGCAATGGGCAAAACTACCCAAACCCTTCCACCAACTGCTGCATAAGAAAAGCTATCAGCTCAATGACTGCGAGCTGGAACTCTGCACTCAAAACAAAACCCCTCTATTCGTAGAAGCTGTCGCCAACCCTTTTCAATTTCAAGAGCATATCTCGGTTTTGCTATCACTCAGGGATATAGGGTACCAAAAGGAGCAACAACAACAGCTGGAACACGCGGCCCATTATGACGACATCACCAGCTTACCTAACCGGCAATTTTTCCTTGCTCAGCTTTCACGGGTAATTGCGCGTTCACACCGAGCCCCAACCGAACATGCCGTCTTGTTTATTGACTTGGATAACTTTAAAGAGATCAACGACACATTGGGCCACCAAACCGGAGACCATGTATTGCAGGAAATTGCTCGTCGACTGAGCAACCACTCGCGTCGGGAAAACACTTTAGCCCGACTGGGCGGCGACGAATTTTCGTTACTGATTGAGAATATATCATCCCCTTACGATGCTTCATCCGCTGCAAGCAATATTGTGGAATTGCTCAGCACACCAATTCGACTTCACGGTCATACTCGATGGGTAACTCCCAGCATTGGCATTGCGCTTTACCCGCAAAATGGCACAACAACAAAAGAATTGCTGAAAAATGCCGACACCGCAATGTATCACGCAAAGCGGGCAGGAAAAAATAGCTACCGTTTTTTTAGTGCCAACATGAATCGTACGCTTAACCGGCGGCTGCAACTGGAGCAGGAACTGGATTCAGCGCTCTCTCAAGGCTCAATCCAGAGTTATTTCCAGCCCAGAGTACAAGCCAAAGACAACCAGATTATCGGACTTGAAGCCCTGTCTCGCTGGTATAACGAAGAAGGCGAACTAGTAACTCCTGGCGAACACCTTCCTATCGCAGAACAGAGCCAGCTAATATTTCGCTTCGAGCAGGAGGTCTTGCAACTACTACAAGATCAATTGAGAAAATGGCGGTTATTAGGGGTTTCTTACGGAACCTTGTCGATCAATCTCTCCGCTGCATTATTACAAGATAGCGAAGAGTTACTGGTTCAACTAAATCGCCTTCGCCTGGAACAAACCGTCGATAATCAATTGGAAATCGAGCTTGACGCCCCCATTTTGCTAAACGAAAGCCCAAAACTAACTGACGTTCTGCATAAAATTTCACAGCTAGGTTTTAAAATATCACTGGATCGATTCGGGGCCACCCCAACCTCTTTACCATTACTGAGCGCACTCCCCATCGACACAATAAAAATCGATCCGAACTTAGTGCGTGACGTTGATAGCTCTTCTGAATCGCAACGCATACTAAAAACCATATCGTTAACGGCCCAAAATCTTGGCATACAATTAACCGCTACCGGGGTCGAAACCGAACAACAGGCGCACCAATTGAAGAAACTTGGCTGCACACTGATGCAAGGATATTTTTTCCATTCACCACAGAATGCGGAAACAACAACGCACTTACTGCTAGAAAAACAAAGAGAGCAAACTCAACCCTTTGGTGATCGGTAA